The sequence below is a genomic window from Clostridium putrefaciens.
TTTTCTCCATTTCCTTTACCTACTCCCATATGCGCAAGACCTTTATCTAGCATTACAGTTCTTACATCCGCAAAGTCTAAATTAACAAGACCTGGTATAGTAATAAGATCAGATATACCTTGTACACCTTGCCTTAATACGTCATCTGCCTTTTTAAAAGCTTCCATAAGAGAAGTTTTTTTATCTACTAAAGAAAGAAGCTTTTCATTAGGTATAGTTACCAACGTATCAACACTTTCCTTTAGATTATTTATTCCCATATCTGCATGTAACATTCTCTTTCTACCTTCAAAAGGGAAAGGCTTTGTTACAACTCCTACAGTTAGAATACCCATAGCTTTTGCAATTTCAGCCACTACTGGAGCTGCTCCTGTACCGGTTCCACCGCCCATTCCTGCAGTTATAAAAACCATGTCTGCACCTTTTATGGCTTGGGATATTTCTTCTTTACTTTCTTCAGCGGCTTTCTCTCCTATTTCAGGATTTGCCCCAGCTCCTAGTCCTTTCGTCAATTTATCACCAATTTGTATCTTTTGTGTAGCGTTAGATAACATCAAAGCTTGTTTATCTGTATTAATGGCAATAAACTCTACATTTTTAAGCCCTTCAATTATCATTCTATTAACAGCGTTATTTCCTCCGCCACCACATCCAACTACCTTTATTTGTGCAAATTGTTGAACATCTAAATCAAAATCTAACAAAATAATTCCTCCTCTTTAGAAAAATCCATCTAAAGCCTTTTTTATCTTACTTATAAAGCTTTTATTATTTCTTTTTCTTATTCTTGAATTTTTTAATTCTAAATCTTCTTTATCAATATTTTTTGTTTGTTTATCCTCTTGAATTTCACTTGAATTATTATTTAAATTTAACTCATTATATACATTTTTAACAATACCCAATGAATTAATTGCTAAAGGTTTATTTGATGTTTCTTTTGGATTTAATATGTATACAGGTTTATTCATAATTCCATTAGCAAGATCCCCTATCCCTTTAAATAGACTTATTCCGCCACCTAATAATACAATGCTATCTATCTCATATTCTCTTTCTCTACTTTTTGTTTCGATAAGAGATAGTATTTCTTCAACTCTAGCTAAAATAATCTGTTCAACTATATTAGATTGCATTAAATGTTCTTCTTTCTTTGTGTCTATAAGAATTTCATTTAAATCAATATCTTTCTTTTTTAAGCTCTCTGCCGACTTATTATTAATATTATTACAAAAAGCAATATCTTTCGTTATAATGCTACCTCCTAAGGGAATGGAAAAGGTATCTACTAATATTCCTTTTTCATAATAAGCTACATCACTCCCATCAGAGCCTGTATCTATTATCATGGCATTTTCTTTAAAATAGGTAGTTTCTTTATACATATCCTTTGAGGGCTCTGATTGAATAAGTAAGGCTTTTATCTCAATATCAATACTCTGAAAGACTTTTATCCTTGATATAATCATAGACTTCTTTGCAACTACAAGCTTTGTATTTGCCTCTAACCTATTAGCACTAAGACCAATAGGATTTTTTATTTCTATATCATTATCAACAGTATATCTATAAGGTATTATATCTATTATTTCTTCATCTGTAAGTGGTAGATCAACTTTTGAAAGTGTCAAAACTTCTTCTAGATGATATTCTTCAATCTTATCCGCTTCTTTTTGTAAGGTTATCTCACCTTTCCCCTCTAATATATTACACATTCCTGCTGGAATTCCTAAATAAACTTCTTTTATTTGATCATTTACTATCAATTCTAAATTGTTTATGCACCTTCTAACAACACTTGCTACTGAGTTAATATCAATAATTTCTCCATTTTCGATTCCTTGACTTTCTAAAACAGTACTATCTAGTACTTTAAGTTCACCATAATCATCTATTATACCTAATGTTGCACTAACTTTAAAGGAACCAAGATCTACTCCTACTATATATTGTTTATCCATATCTCCCTAATACCTCCTTCCTCAGTAATGCCACATATATTTATATATTCAACATTTCTTGAAAATCTCCTTTATAATGCCAAAAATATTATTTATATTAATCTGTATATTTTGAAAAACTAAAAGAACCCTAGTTCTTAAAAAGCTTTGAGTTCTCTTAGTCTTCGTAATATATTAATTAATTTGCCTTTTCAAGTTCATGTATGTTTATATTCCTAGTATGCAATGTATGAGCCCACTCTTTATTATCCTTATGAATTATACCTTGCACCGATATAGGTATCCACGTAGCCGCATATATCGGATATATAAGATAATATAAGAATATTTTAAGGCTTAACTTTTTTTCTAAAATTAATATAAATGGTGTGTATACAAACTGCATTATCATTGCTAATATACTTGCAAACTTAATCATAGTAAAATTAGCAGTCTTTATTATTTCAATTGTTGTTGCTATAAGTTGTGGTGCTGCTACAAATGTATGAAATAAATTCATAATCATAGCTATACCAGCTAGTATTATAATTACTGGTTGTATTGTGTAAAGAGCACAATCTAGTGCCACAAAATCAAATTCCTTTATGGTTTTCTTTATAAGTTTAAAGAAATATCTACTAGATACATCAGCAAATCCTTGCATCCATCTTCTTCTTTGTGCCCAAGATTGCGCTAATGTAAGTGGCTTTTCATCATATATTATTGCATCATGGGCCCAACCTACCTTGTGCCCATTTAAAACAAGTTTACAAGTAAATTCTAAATCCTCAGTAAGGCAAGTTGCTCCCCACCCTAATTCTTTCAATATACTCGTATCTATACAAAACCCCGTTCCTCCAAGTTGGTTAGATAACCTAAGATTGCTTCTAGAAAGTTGGAACATTCTATTAGAAGTCCAAAAAGCTATAGAATATCCGCCTGTTATCCATGTATCATTAGGATTCTTGCTATCTAAATATCCTTGAATAACTTTGTGTCCATCACATAATTTATTATTCATTTCTTTAAGAAAGTTCTTATCTACTAGATTGTCTGCATCAAAAACTACAACTGCATCATAATTTTTGTCCATTTTGAACATTTTATCAAATATCCACTCTAATGCATACCCTTTACCTTTTTTATCCTTCATATTTCTTTCGAACACATTAGCACCAGACCTTCTAGCCTTCTTTGCTGTGCTATCAGTGCAGTTATCTGCAATTACAATTATATCATATAGTTCCTTTGGGTAATCCATCATATTTAAGCTATGTATAATATTCTGGATAACATTTTCTTCATTATATGCCGCTACAATTAAAGCAAAACTTTTCTTTGGCTCAAATTGCCTCTTACTTTTAAATCTTATTATTCCAAAAAATGAAAGTAATAAATAGTATGTTGATATTATAAATACTAGATTTGTAAAAGTTGCGGATAAAATTTGAATAAAGGAATTTAAAATATCCATTCATATCCCCCCTAGTTCAAAGTTATTTTAGCACAAATACGAATTAAATACTATATGCAATTAGGGTTTTTGGATAAAAAGTTAATTTTAAATACAACCTTTTAATAATTTTATACATTTTTTATAGTTTTTCAATATAAATCTAACAAATTAGTGGGCTCAATTACTACATTTACCTTATAGTTAAAAATGCCCTTTTTAATATATAAATGCTAAAGTAATAACATTCTAGTTAAAAGCTCTTTATCTATACAATAATTAAGAGCCACTTCATTTGTTATAATACCTTTTTTATATAGCTCGGCTAAAGCCATATCCATACTCTTCATACCATACTTACTCCCAGTTTGTATGGATGATTCTATTTGATGAGTTTTACCTTCTCTAATCATATTTTGTACAGCTGCCGTAACCACCATAGTTTCAAGTACTGCAACCCTTCCTTGTTTGTCTGACTTTTCAATTAGTTGTTGAGATATAATACCTTGAAGTACTGATGCTAATTGTATTTTTATTTGTTGTTGTTGGTGTGGTGGAAAAACGTCTACTATTCTATCTATAGTTTTAGTAGCTCCAATAGTATGTAATGTTGATAATACTAAATGTCCTGTTTCTGCTGCAGTTATAGCTATAGATATAGTTTCTAAATCTCTCATCTCACCTACTAGTATAACATCAGGATCTTCTCTTAATATTGCTCTTAAAGCATTTTTATAACTAATACTATCTTTTCCTATTTCCCTTTGATTTATTATAGATTTATTATGTTTATGTAAATATTCTATAGGATCTTCTAAAGTAATTATATGAGCCTCTCTTGAATTGTTTATTTCATTGATCATCGCTGCAAGAGTAGTACTTTTACCACTACCTGTCGGACCGGTAACGAGTATAAGTCCTCTTTTTTTATTTATCAGTTCTTTTATTATAGGTGGGTGTGCAAGTTCCTTTAGTGTTGGAACTTTTAATGATATAGTTCTTATTGCAAGAGCACTGCTTCCTCTTTGCTTAAATACATTAGCTCTAAACCTTCCAAGTCCTGCTACAGAATAAGAAATATCTAGTTCACCCTTTTTTAAGTATTCTTCATATAATTCTCCTAATATATCCTTTGCATATTTTTCAGTTTCGTATTGTGATAATTTATCCTCATCTATAGACTTTAATCTTCCATTAATTCTTACAGTTGGTGATACACCCACAGTAAGATGAAGATCTGATGCTTGCATTTTTGTTGTAATTTCTAATAACTTATTTAAGTCTAACAAAATAATTCCTCCTATATTTACGTATTTAAGTTCCATATATTTATAGACTCATATGCTTGCTGTTCTAGCATAATGCTTCCATTAATAGCTTTTAACCCTTTATCTTCTGCATCTAGTAGTAGTTTTGTCTTTTCTGGTATATAATTCAGATCATAAATTATTAAATCATCTTTAAAATCTTTTAGTGTTATTGGCATAACTTCATTGTTTATGTTCCCTAATGGTGTACAGTTAATTATGATATCATACTTGTATAAGCTTTTTATATTATTTATATTAATTATACTTCTAACAACAGGAAAAGTCTTACTTATTCGATCTACATTCCTTCCTGCAATATCTATATCTTTTACTTTTAAATCTTTTAATGCATAATAAACTGCTTTAGCAGCCCCTCCACTCCCTAATATTAATACATCCTTACCTTCCACTTTTATTTTCCAATGCTCTAAGCTATAAATGAACCCAAAGTAATCTGTATTATGACCTATAAGAATACCATTTCTAATTGAAATCGTATTTACTGCTCTTATTAAACTTGCTGGATATGTTAACTCATCTAAATAATTTATTATATATTCCTTATAAGGTATCGTAACATTAAATCCCCCATATTCCTTTTCGTTTATCACTTTTAAAAATTCAATTAATTCATTTTTATTCATATTAAATAACTTATATTTAAAGTTAATATGATTTTGTTTATAATATTCATTGTGAATTTTAGGAGATATAGAGTGGTGTATGTCTTTACCTATTAATCCGCATATTTTCATTATAATAAACCTCCGATATACTAGTTCTACAAAACATGCTAAATCCCTTTTATACATAATAGATTAAAGGGATTTTAGCATACATTTTTTATATTTTATTTTTACACTCCATCTCCTTTAAAAGCTTTTTTAAAGCTCTTTTTTCTATTCTTGAGACATAAGACCTAGATATACCCAAAAGTTTTGCTATTTCTCTTTGGGTTCTGTATCTACCATCTCTTAATCCATACCGCATTTCAATTATGACTTTTTCCCTAGGCTGTAACGATGTACTAATCTTACTATATAACTTAGTTATTTCTATTTTCTGCTCCACTAAATCTACTACTGAATTTTCATCACTACTTAAAACATCCATTAGTGATATTTCATTGCCTTCCTTATCAACCCCTATGGGGTCCTGTAGATATACCTCACTTTTAATCTTTTTATTATTTCTAATAAGCATAAGAATTTCATTTTCTATACACCGTGCTGCATAAGTTGCAAGTCGAGTTCCTTTGGTATTATCGAAAGAATCTATAGCCTTTATCAGTCCCACTGTTCCAATAGAAATGAGATCATCAATATCCTTACCTGGATAAGAGTATTTTTTTACAATATGAGCTACAAGCCTTAAATTTCTTTCTACAAGAATCCCCTTTGCTTCAGTATCCCCTTCTTTAAGTCTCTCTAAATAATAAGCTTCCTCTTTTTCATCTAATGGCTTTGGAAACGAATTCCCACTAGTAACATATCCTGCAAGTACAGTAATTCCGCCAAACATATCTAACAGATAATTAATTAATAACAAAGGTGCTCCTCCTAATAGTGCTTATTAATATACTATTCAGATACCGATATAATGTTTCCTGTTTAGCTTTCTTATTTTACTTTGTAAAATTCTCAACAATTTCTTTAAATATAGGTCCCGCATCGCCACCACCTGTTTGATTCTCCTCATTTATATCCTTTACAAATACTACTAAGGAATAATATTTTCCTTTATACTTATAATATCCAGCAAACCACCCATCAGAGTGTTTTTCCATAAAGTCCTTACCTTCATTCTTTGATTTAACAGGTTCCATTCTAGTAGTTGTACCTGTTTTTCCTCCAGTTTCTACTCCTTTTACTAAAGCATTTTTACCAGTTCCTTTTTCTTCTCTTACAACTTTCATCATTTGATCTTTCATAATTTTAGCTGTTTCTTTTTTTATTACTTGCTTTTGCTCTATAGGTATCTGATTTATAATATTATTGTAATTATCTATGTACCCTTCTAATATATTTGGTTTTATATATATGCCATCATTTATTATTGTGCTTATAATATTTGTAGCTTGAATAGGTGTTATCCTCATATTTTGTCCTATAGCCAAAAAACGTGGACCATCTTCATATACTTTAGGCAATGCAAAGTCTCCTGTTACCTCGGAATTGCCGCTAAAATTGATAACCTTTTCAAATATACCTTGTTTTTTTGCATACTCTTCTATAGTATCCCAACCTAATTTCTTTCCTACTTGTGCAAAAATATTATTGCAAGAAATCAAAAGCGCTTCTTCTAATGTTAATTTTCCATGCGCTCTTTTACATATAGAATATTCATTAAACTCACAGTTAAATTTGCTTTTTGTTGAAAACACACCCTTATCAATAGCTATTTCTTCTATTAACAACTTAAATATTGAACCTGGTACATATCCATTTTCTGTAGTAGAGGCTAAATTGATATTAGGTTTTTCTTCATCCCTTTGAGCCATTACCTTTATCTTACCTGTATCAGCTTCTACAAGAGTTACACCTATTTGATCATAGTGTTTGTATTTATCTTGATTTAGTATTGTTCTAACTGAATCTTGCATATCTTTATCTAAGGTTAATCTTACATTTATTCTTTCATCATCTATACTATAATTTCCATCCTGCATGCTTCCATCTAACCTTTTTTCAAAGGTTACTGTAGGGGTTTTGTTACCTTTTGTATTTTCATATATATTATATTCTAAAGAATTCACTTTTTTTATTTCATCTTTATTAACTTTTAAATTAGTAATCATATTTTCAATTTTCCATGCTTCATTTCGATTTACTTCATCATAAACATACATATAGATCCCTTTTACATCCTTTAATAATTTTAGTTTATCATAGGTATCTTTATCTAATTTCAAATATATCTTAGAACTATTAGTTGAAATTAACATTTTTGAAAGATCATAATCTTGGTTATAATTTTTTAATATGTAACTAAATGCATATATACTACTCACACTTGTAGAGTTATTGTTTCTTTTGAATGTAATTAGGTCTACTGCTAACATATATTTTCTTTCATACTCCATTAATTCATTACCTTTTGAATCTAACACATTAAAATTTAATTCATTTATCTTTTCTGTATATCTATATTGAGAATTTGCAATTACTTCAAGTTCATCACCCTTAAAATATTGTATCTGTAATATCCTTGCTACTAAAATAATAAACAGTAATGTTAAAATAATTTTTATAGTTCTAATTCTTTTTAGCATAAAAACACCTCACTATCTAAAATTGTTGACAGTAGAGAGGTGTTTTATTCATTTTTAGCAAATTTTATTAACTTTGCAATATATGTTTTATGTTGGCAACTATTATATCTATAGCTACTTTATTGTGGCCACCTTCTGGAATTATTATGTCTGCATACCTTTTTGTAGGTTCTACAAATTGTAAATGCATAGGTCTTACTACATTTAAATATTGAGTAATCACTGAGTCTACAGTTCTTCCTCTTTCATTCATATCTCTAAGTAACCTTCTTATAATTCTAACATCTGCATCTGTATCTACATAAAGCTTTATGTCTAATAACTCCCTAATCCGAGGGTCTTCTAATATAAGAATACCTTCTAATATTATTATGTCCCTAGATTCAACTTTAACAGTCTCTTTACGTCTAGTGTGCTCTTCAAAGTTATACATTGGTTTTTGAACAGTTTCTCTATTTAATAAAGCTTTTAAATGCTGAATAAGTAAATCTGTATCAAAAGCTTTAGGATGATCATAATTAGTTTTAATTCTTTCATTTATATCCATAAAACTTTGATCTTTATAGTATGAATCTTGTTCTATCATAGCTATGCAACTTTCATCAAAAGCACTATATATTTCTTTTGATATAGTGCTTTTTCCAGATCCAGTTCCACCAGCAATACCTATTAATACAGGATTATTCATTATTTCGCCCCCTTGCTCTTAATGAGCATATCTTTGGGTTTCAATGGATTAACTGTATAAAATTTAAATATCATTTGAGCCCTTGGAGCAGAATCTATATCATTATTTGATTCATCTGTCATATTGTTTACGCATACCGAAACATCATTTCCATTAGGACTTAGTACTTCTAAATTATCGCCATTTAAAACCTTATTGCGCTGTTCAACAGTAACGATATTAGTTAATGGATCATAATGCTTTACTACGCCAACTATATCATAATCTCTTATATAAGAAGATGTATCATATATTTGCTTATTAGGTTCATCAAAATAAAATCCTGTATGGTAATCTCTATGACTAACTTTCATTAATATTTCAATTAAGCTTTGATCAAATGTATAATTTTCAGGATCTTCGAAATAAGTATCTACTGCTTGTCTATAAGCCTTTACTACAGCTGCAACATAATATGAACTTTTCATTCTTCCTTCAATTTTAAAGGAGTAAATACCGCTTTTAACAAGCTCTGGTATATGTTCTATCATACATAAATCCTTAGAATTCATTATGTAACTTCCCTTATCATCTTCTATAACCTGGAAATACTCTCCTGGTCTTTTTTCTTCCATAAGGTAGTACTTATATCTACATGGCTGAGCACACGCTCCTCTATTAGCATCTCTTCCTGTCATATAATTAGATAAGAGACATCTTCCAGAATAAGACATGCACATTGATCCATGTACAAATGCTTCAAGTTCACAACTAGATGGGACATTTTTTCTAATTCCCTCAATTTCAACTAATGATAATTCTCTTGCAAGTACAATTCTTTTTACTCCTACACCATGCCAAAACATGGCGGACTTCCAATTCACATTATTAGCCTGAGTACTGAGGTGAAGTTCTAAGTTAGGTACTACTTCTTTAGCAGTCATTATAATTCCAGGGTCTGACACTATTAATGCATCAACTCTTAAAGATTCTAGTTCTTTGAGATAGTTTTCAAGACCAATAATATCATCATTATGGGGAAAAACATTCAAGGTAACATATACCTTCTTTCCTCTATCATGAGCATACTTAACTCCAAGCTCTATTTCCTCTGTAGTAAAATTATCCGCAAAAGCCCTAAGATTTAATTTGCTACCGCCTAAATAAACTGCATCTGCACCAAAATCAATTGCCGTAATCAATTTTTCAAGACTTCCTGCTGGAGCCAATATTTCTGGTTTTCTCATCATATTCCCCTCCTTTTTGTAACTGCTATTCCATCACCCATAGGTATTACAGATGTAATAAGTTCCTTATCCTTTGAAACTAATTCAAGATAGGTTCTCATTCTTTTTACTATAGTTATTTTTCTTCTCTTCACTAAATCATCAGATGGAACCATTCCCCTAAAAAGCACATTATCTGCTATTATTATTCCATCCTTATTAAGAAGCCTTAAGCAGTGTGGCAAAAAGTGATTATAATGACCTTTTCCAGCATCCATAAATATAATATCAAACTTATCTTCTATAGATTCAATTATTTCTAGGCAGTCGCCTTCTAATATTTCTATATCATCTTCGAATCCATATTTATGTATGTTTACTGTAGCCTTTTCCACCATTTCTTTATCTCTTTCAATAGTAATAATCTTACTACTTCTTTTTGAAGCAATACTCATTAAAATAGATGAATATCCAATAGCTGTACCAAGTTCTAATATTCTCATAGGCTTTTTTAGATCTACCATTAGTTCTAAAAACCTTCCTGTTTCCTTTTGAACTATTGGAACTTTGTTATCTATTGAATATTCTTCTAATTCTTTTAGCATGCCCTGGTGGTCAGGTATTAGTCCTCTTAAATACTTTTCCATGTAGTCAAAAGTTACGCCACCCATTTTATCCTCCTAAATGAATTATTTAAGCTCTGCTTTTTCTTTTTCTTTCGTTAGCATCTAAAATTCTTTTTCTCATTCTAATAGTTTTTGGTGTTACTTCTACTAACTCATCACTAGTTATAAACTCTAGACACTGTTCAAGTGACATTGGGCTTATAGGTGTTAGTTTTAAAGAGTCATCTGCTCCTGAAGATCTAGTATTTGATAAATGTTTTTTCTTGCATACATTTACTTCAATATCTTCCCCTCTTGAACATTCTCCAGCTATCATTCCATGATAAACATCTGTACCTGCTGATATAAATAAGCTTCCTCTTTCTTGAGCATTATATAAACCATAAGTTATAGCTACTCCATCTTCAAATACTACTAATGATCCTCTTTTTCTCTCAGGGATATCACCCTTATAAGGCTCGTATGCTTCAAATATGTGGTTCATTATTCCATTTCCTTTAGTATCTGTCATGAATTCATTTCTAAATCCAATAAGTCCTCTTGCTGGAATTAAGAACTCTAATCTTGCATAACTGTTTATAGCTGAAGTCATATTAACCATTTCAGCTTTTCTAGGTCCTAGCTTTTCCATGATTACTCCCATGAATTCTTCTGGTACATCTATAGTTAATCTTTCTATCGGTTCGTACTTTCTACCATTTTCTTCTCTATATATAACGGAAGGTTTTGATACTTGGAACTCATATCCTTCTCTTCTCATAGTTTCAATTAATATAGATAAATGAAGTTCTCCTCTTCCATTGATCTTAAAGCAATCTGGAGAAAGTTCTTCTATTCTCATACTTACATTAGTTTCAAGTTCTTTCATGAATCTGTCTCTTAAGTGTCTTGATGTAACATAATCTCCATCTTTACCGGCAAAAGGTGAGTCATTAACCATAAAGTTCATACTTAAAGTTGGCTCATCAATATCAACGAATGGAAGAGCTTCTGGTGCACTAGCATCTGCTATAGTATCACCTATATTAACTCCTTCTATCCCACTTAATGCAACTATATCTCCAAGTTTAGCTTCTTGTACATCTTCTCTTGCAGTTCCATTATATACATAAAGGTTAGATATTTTTGCATTCTTATTTTCTCCAGTCCTAGACATTAAAATAACACTTTCGTTTTTCTTTATAACTCCTCTTTGGACCTTTCCTATAGCAATTCTACCTACATATTCATTAGAATCTATAGTTGTTATAAGTAATTGAAGTGGTTGATCTATATATCCTTCTGGTGCTTTTACTCTTTTAATTACCATATCAAGCAAAGGTACCATATCCATATTTCCATCTTCAGGATCTAATCTAGCATAATTTCCTTTAGCTGAAGCATAAACTATAGGGAAGTCTAATTGTTCATCAGTAGCGCCAAGTTCAATAAATAGTTCAAAAACTTCATCGATAACTTCTACCGGTCTTGCATTAGGCTTATCTATTTTGTTTACTACAACTATTGGATTTAGTCCAAGTTCTAATGCCTTTTTTAGAACAAACTTAGTTTGAGGCATAGGTCCTTCATATGAGTCAACTACTAGTAGAACACTATCTACCATTTTAAGAACTCTTTCCACTTCTCCACCAAAATCAGCATGACCTGGTGTATCTACTATATTTATTTTAACTCCATTATAAGTTACAGTTGTATTTTTAGATAAGATAGTTATTCCTCTCTCTTTTTCTAGATCATTAGAGTCCATAACCCTCTCTTCTACTCTTTCATTTGCTCTATAATTATGACTTTGTTTTAGCATAGCATCTACAAGTGTAGTCTTGCCGTGATCTACGTGGGCAATAATCGCCACGTTTCTAATATCGCTTCTTATAAATAAACTCATGTTTTAGCCTCCAAAATTTAAGATTTGATTCTTATACACAAAACAAAATTGGATACGCCAAAGTACCCAATTTTGTTCTTAACCATATTAATTCTAATATTATGTTATTGAAATGTCAACTTAGTAATTAATAATAATTAATATATAGGATAAATTTCTATTTACGTATTTCATCTAAGCATTTTATTTTATCCCTCTTAAATGGCTTATATGCTTAGTTTTACATTAAATGCTTATACATTTTAATTCGAAATATTTTTTTTTATAAAATAACTTTTTTTTGTTTAATTTAACTATATCTCCATTATTATAGGAAGTATCATAGGTCTTCTTTTTGTTTTTTCATATAAAAAAACTCTTAAACCTTCTTTTATTGTAGATTTCATAGTAACCCAATCTGTTGAATGTTTTTCTTCACATACTTTTAAAGATTTCTTCACTACTTCTCTAGCTTCTTCCATAAGTTCTTCAGATTCTCTTACATACACAAACCCCCTTGAAATTATATCAGGACCTGCGATAACATTACCTGTTTCTTTTTCAATAGTGATAACTACTGTTAAAATTCCATCTTGGGATAGGTGCTTTCTATCTCTCAACACTATATTACCAACATCTCCTACACCAAGACCATCTACAAATACCTGGCCTGAAGGTACAGTTCCATTTTTCTTTATGGCATCTCTGCTAACTTCTACTACATCTCCAATATCCA
It includes:
- the sigK gene encoding RNA polymerase sporulation sigma factor SigK — its product is MLLINYLLDMFGGITVLAGYVTSGNSFPKPLDEKEEAYYLERLKEGDTEAKGILVERNLRLVAHIVKKYSYPGKDIDDLISIGTVGLIKAIDSFDNTKGTRLATYAARCIENEILMLIRNNKKIKSEVYLQDPIGVDKEGNEISLMDVLSSDENSVVDLVEQKIEITKLYSKISTSLQPREKVIIEMRYGLRDGRYRTQREIAKLLGISRSYVSRIEKRALKKLLKEMECKNKI
- a CDS encoding glycosyltransferase family 2 protein; the encoded protein is MDILNSFIQILSATFTNLVFIISTYYLLLSFFGIIRFKSKRQFEPKKSFALIVAAYNEENVIQNIIHSLNMMDYPKELYDIIVIADNCTDSTAKKARRSGANVFERNMKDKKGKGYALEWIFDKMFKMDKNYDAVVVFDADNLVDKNFLKEMNNKLCDGHKVIQGYLDSKNPNDTWITGGYSIAFWTSNRMFQLSRSNLRLSNQLGGTGFCIDTSILKELGWGATCLTEDLEFTCKLVLNGHKVGWAHDAIIYDEKPLTLAQSWAQRRRWMQGFADVSSRYFFKLIKKTIKEFDFVALDCALYTIQPVIIILAGIAMIMNLFHTFVAAPQLIATTIEIIKTANFTMIKFASILAMIMQFVYTPFILILEKKLSLKIFLYYLIYPIYAATWIPISVQGIIHKDNKEWAHTLHTRNINIHELEKAN
- the ftsA gene encoding cell division protein FtsA, yielding MDKQYIVGVDLGSFKVSATLGIIDDYGELKVLDSTVLESQGIENGEIIDINSVASVVRRCINNLELIVNDQIKEVYLGIPAGMCNILEGKGEITLQKEADKIEEYHLEEVLTLSKVDLPLTDEEIIDIIPYRYTVDNDIEIKNPIGLSANRLEANTKLVVAKKSMIISRIKVFQSIDIEIKALLIQSEPSKDMYKETTYFKENAMIIDTGSDGSDVAYYEKGILVDTFSIPLGGSIITKDIAFCNNINNKSAESLKKKDIDLNEILIDTKKEEHLMQSNIVEQIILARVEEILSLIETKSREREYEIDSIVLLGGGISLFKGIGDLANGIMNKPVYILNPKETSNKPLAINSLGIVKNVYNELNLNNNSSEIQEDKQTKNIDKEDLELKNSRIRKRNNKSFISKIKKALDGFF
- a CDS encoding penicillin-binding transpeptidase domain-containing protein, which encodes MLKRIRTIKIILTLLFIILVARILQIQYFKGDELEVIANSQYRYTEKINELNFNVLDSKGNELMEYERKYMLAVDLITFKRNNNSTSVSSIYAFSYILKNYNQDYDLSKMLISTNSSKIYLKLDKDTYDKLKLLKDVKGIYMYVYDEVNRNEAWKIENMITNLKVNKDEIKKVNSLEYNIYENTKGNKTPTVTFEKRLDGSMQDGNYSIDDERINVRLTLDKDMQDSVRTILNQDKYKHYDQIGVTLVEADTGKIKVMAQRDEEKPNINLASTTENGYVPGSIFKLLIEEIAIDKGVFSTKSKFNCEFNEYSICKRAHGKLTLEEALLISCNNIFAQVGKKLGWDTIEEYAKKQGIFEKVINFSGNSEVTGDFALPKVYEDGPRFLAIGQNMRITPIQATNIISTIINDGIYIKPNILEGYIDNYNNIINQIPIEQKQVIKKETAKIMKDQMMKVVREEKGTGKNALVKGVETGGKTGTTTRMEPVKSKNEGKDFMEKHSDGWFAGYYKYKGKYYSLVVFVKDINEENQTGGGDAGPIFKEIVENFTK
- a CDS encoding type IV pilus twitching motility protein PilT, which produces MLDLNKLLEITTKMQASDLHLTVGVSPTVRINGRLKSIDEDKLSQYETEKYAKDILGELYEEYLKKGELDISYSVAGLGRFRANVFKQRGSSALAIRTISLKVPTLKELAHPPIIKELINKKRGLILVTGPTGSGKSTTLAAMINEINNSREAHIITLEDPIEYLHKHNKSIINQREIGKDSISYKNALRAILREDPDVILVGEMRDLETISIAITAAETGHLVLSTLHTIGATKTIDRIVDVFPPHQQQQIKIQLASVLQGIISQQLIEKSDKQGRVAVLETMVVTAAVQNMIREGKTHQIESSIQTGSKYGMKSMDMALAELYKKGIITNEVALNYCIDKELLTRMLLL
- the ftsZ gene encoding cell division protein FtsZ is translated as MLDFDLDVQQFAQIKVVGCGGGGNNAVNRMIIEGLKNVEFIAINTDKQALMLSNATQKIQIGDKLTKGLGAGANPEIGEKAAEESKEEISQAIKGADMVFITAGMGGGTGTGAAPVVAEIAKAMGILTVGVVTKPFPFEGRKRMLHADMGINNLKESVDTLVTIPNEKLLSLVDKKTSLMEAFKKADDVLRQGVQGISDLITIPGLVNLDFADVRTVMLDKGLAHMGVGKGNGENRAQDAAKQAISSPLLETSIVGATGVLLNVTGGSDLGLLEINEAAEIVQGAADPDANIIFGAVIDENLKDEIRITVIATGFEEETSKKPKKDMQNVVSDKSNKEPIEEAAATSDTYEDSQLEIPAFLRKQRR
- the aroE gene encoding shikimate dehydrogenase → MKICGLIGKDIHHSISPKIHNEYYKQNHINFKYKLFNMNKNELIEFLKVINEKEYGGFNVTIPYKEYIINYLDELTYPASLIRAVNTISIRNGILIGHNTDYFGFIYSLEHWKIKVEGKDVLILGSGGAAKAVYYALKDLKVKDIDIAGRNVDRISKTFPVVRSIININNIKSLYKYDIIINCTPLGNINNEVMPITLKDFKDDLIIYDLNYIPEKTKLLLDAEDKGLKAINGSIMLEQQAYESINIWNLNT